A single genomic interval of Heteronotia binoei isolate CCM8104 ecotype False Entrance Well chromosome 11, APGP_CSIRO_Hbin_v1, whole genome shotgun sequence harbors:
- the ASPHD2 gene encoding aspartate beta-hydroxylase domain-containing protein 2, translated as MSLDWLMGWGGSLDRLRDFIGTGIQCVRDCNTTALGTVAFLLAMFVWYCYHIGREQPRAYVTVNSLMQGVDASSLQNGYAHCHSPECVRCAHSDGLNQKLYHNLQEYAKRYSWSGMGRIHKGIREQGRYLASRPSIQKPEVFFLPDLPSSPYFSREAQKHDVELLERSFPTILCEFEALYKAFSNCSLPQGWKVNSTPSGEWLTFFLVNQGTCVPRNCRKCPRTYRLLGSLRTCVGNNVFGNACISVLTPGTVIAEHYGPTNIRIRCHLGLKTPSNCELVVGGEPQCWAEGRCLLFDDSFLHTAFHGGSPEEGPRVVFMVDLWHPNVAAAERQALDFIFAPGR; from the exons ATGTCTCTCGACTGGTTGATGGGATGGGGCGGGTCACTCGACAGGCTGAGGGACTTCATTGGCACGGGGATCCAGTGTGTCCGGGACTGCAACACCACGGCGCTTGGCACTGTGGCCTTCCTCCTGGCCATGTTCGTGTGGTATTGCTACCACATTGGACGAGAGCAACCTCGGGCATACGTCACAGTGAACTCTCTCATGCAGGGTGTCGACGCCAGCAGCCTTCAGAACGGCTACGCTCACTGCCACTCACCAGAGTGTGTGCGCTGCGCCCACAGCGACGGCCTGAACCAGAAACTGTACCACAATCTGCAGGAGTATGCCAAGCGTTACTCCTGGTCAGGGATGGGCCGGATCCACAAGGGCATCCGGGAGCAAGGCCGCTACCTGGCCAGCCGCCCCTCCATCCAGAAGCCGGAGGTCTTCTTCCTGCCGGACCTGCCCAGCTCCCCCTACTTCTCGCGGGAGGCGCAGAAGCACGACGTGGAGCTGCTGGAGAGGAGCTTCCCCACCATCCTGTGTGAGTTCGAGGCGCTCTACAAGGCCTTCTCCAACTGCAGCCTGCCCCAGGGCTGGAAGGTCAACAGCACGCCCAGCGGGGAGTGGCTGACCTTCTTCCTGGTCAACCAGGGCACCTGCGTGCCCCGGAACTGTCGTAAGTGCCCCCGGACGTACCGCTTGCTGGGCAGCCTCCGCACCTGCGTGGGCAACAACGTCTTTGGGAATGCCTGCATCTCGGTGCTGACCCCCGGCACAGTCATCGCAGAACACTACGGCCCCACCAACATCCGAATCCGCTGCCACTTGG GTCTGAAGACCCCCAGCAACTGCGAACTGGTGGTGGGAGGGGAGCCCCAGTGCTGGGCTGAAGGGCGCTGCCTGCTCTTCGATGACTCCTTCCTGCACACGGCCTTCCACGGAG GTTCCCCAGAAGAAGGCCCCCGCGTGGTGTTCATGGTGGACCTCTGGCATCCCAACGTCGCAGCAGCAGAGCGCCAGGCCCTCGATTTCATTTTTGCTCCAGGACGATGA